In a genomic window of Sandaracinaceae bacterium:
- a CDS encoding methyltransferase domain-containing protein, with product MASSTSSRGPVCLLALALSPTLGAGCGASAPPEDHHAEPTQHGRPQHGHPQHGHQHHFDDPAAYAAAWESPERDAWQQPAVLVANMGIEPGMRVADVGTGTGYLLRYLSEAAGPSGHVYAIDVERSMVDWVAERARTSGWSNVEPLLAPTTGPGVPDGSLDRAVMVNVFHHIEHRGLYAQNLLRALAPGGSVLIVETRLDAPDGPPMHFRMPPERVMEALEGAGFEVALSPYGNSRQYAVVGTRPGG from the coding sequence ATGGCATCGAGCACGTCATCGCGGGGCCCCGTCTGTCTCTTGGCCCTAGCGCTGTCGCCCACGTTGGGGGCGGGCTGCGGCGCGTCGGCGCCTCCCGAGGACCACCACGCCGAACCCACGCAGCATGGCCGCCCGCAGCATGGCCACCCGCAGCACGGCCACCAGCACCACTTCGACGACCCCGCGGCCTACGCTGCGGCGTGGGAGAGCCCCGAGCGGGACGCCTGGCAGCAACCGGCGGTGCTCGTGGCCAACATGGGCATCGAGCCGGGCATGCGTGTGGCCGACGTGGGCACGGGCACGGGCTACTTGCTTCGCTACCTGAGCGAGGCGGCCGGCCCGAGCGGACACGTGTATGCCATCGACGTGGAGCGCTCCATGGTGGACTGGGTGGCCGAGCGCGCCCGCACGAGCGGATGGAGCAACGTGGAGCCGCTGCTCGCGCCCACCACCGGCCCCGGTGTGCCGGACGGCTCGCTCGACCGCGCCGTGATGGTGAACGTCTTCCACCACATCGAGCACCGCGGGCTCTACGCACAGAACCTCCTCCGTGCGCTGGCCCCGGGTGGATCCGTGCTGATCGTGGAGACGCGCCTGGACGCTCCCGACGGCCCGCCGATGCACTTTCGCATGCCGCCCGAGCGCGTGATGGAGGCGCTGGAGGGCGCTGGGTTCGAGGTGGCGCTGTCGCCCTATGGCAACAGCCGGCAGTACGCGGTGGTCGGCACCCGGCCGGGCGGCTAG
- a CDS encoding 1-acyl-sn-glycerol-3-phosphate acyltransferase, translating into MSEGNALAARTPAGETPVGPGKQTRRSGARFWQAIRTVATFVSFGMFFTGSILLGLLFVPLFLPLVLFNVKRYRALCTAFVARGFGAYFFWLKLIQLVTYEMPVPPKGLEGRPYVVVANHPTMIDVPFMLHSFPRLTSMVKWEWYNFGPFALVLRSTNYIPADGAPAKDGDDTETPALDRMVAHVQAGHPLVCFPEGSRSFRHGLRRFRRGPFETAVRAKVPIVSVFVDVNRPILDRTHHFWQVPEGKTHFRFEVREVIETDPALGGISDPELLRTRVRDDLAACWAGCIERREVLRLAESTGG; encoded by the coding sequence GTGAGCGAGGGCAACGCGCTCGCGGCGCGGACGCCCGCCGGCGAGACGCCCGTGGGGCCGGGGAAGCAAACACGGCGCTCGGGTGCGCGCTTCTGGCAGGCGATCCGCACGGTGGCCACGTTCGTGTCGTTCGGCATGTTCTTCACGGGCAGCATCTTGCTGGGCCTGCTGTTCGTCCCGCTCTTCCTTCCGCTGGTGCTCTTCAACGTGAAGCGCTACCGGGCGCTCTGCACGGCCTTCGTAGCCCGCGGCTTCGGCGCGTACTTCTTCTGGTTGAAGCTCATCCAGCTGGTCACCTACGAGATGCCCGTGCCGCCCAAGGGGCTCGAGGGGCGGCCTTACGTGGTGGTGGCCAACCACCCCACCATGATCGACGTGCCCTTCATGCTGCACTCGTTCCCGCGCCTGACCAGCATGGTGAAGTGGGAGTGGTACAACTTCGGGCCGTTTGCGCTGGTGCTGCGCTCCACCAACTACATCCCCGCCGACGGCGCGCCTGCGAAAGACGGCGACGACACCGAGACCCCCGCGCTCGACCGCATGGTGGCGCACGTGCAGGCCGGGCACCCGCTGGTCTGCTTCCCCGAGGGCTCGCGTTCGTTCCGCCACGGGCTGCGCCGGTTTCGCCGGGGCCCCTTCGAGACCGCCGTGCGGGCGAAGGTGCCCATCGTGTCGGTCTTCGTGGACGTAAACCGGCCCATCCTGGACCGCACGCATCACTTCTGGCAGGTGCCCGAAGGCAAGACGCACTTTCGCTTCGAGGTGCGCGAGGTCATCGAGACCGACCCGGCCCTGGGCGGCATCAGCGACCCCGAGCTGCTGCGAACGCGCGTGCGCGACGACCTGGCTGCCTGCTGGGCGGGCTGCATCGAGCGGCGTGAGGTGCTGCGGCTGGCCGAGAGCACCGGCGGCTGA
- a CDS encoding beta-ketoacyl-ACP synthase: MSARSDAQRVVVTGMGATTPIGNSVEESVAGLRAMRSGIRFMPEWDKVTDMLGRLGATVEGLDFEALYSRKKRRTMGRVAMLAVHAAEQAVTQAGLGAEELRSPRVGVAFGSTSGSGSETEAFSMPLVTNNNMKGLESNSYFRLMTHTCAVNVGHVFRVQGRVESTCSACTSSSQAIGRGYELIRAGVQDIMICGGAEEMHYMSGVTFDLLMATSHKYNDRPGESPRPFDKARDGLVIGEGGGALVLESLASAKARGAHILAEVLGYASNCDGAHLTAPDKRGMQRVMELALADSGVASGDVDYVCAHGTGTDIGDVAESQATWDVFQRAVPFASLKGYVGHTLGACGAIEAAWCLAMMRDGFMAANKNLTEVDPACAQGLDYVTSVREERPRIVMTNNFAFGGINTSILLGPAPVSEAVSA; this comes from the coding sequence ATGAGCGCGCGCTCGGACGCGCAGCGCGTGGTCGTCACGGGGATGGGCGCCACGACTCCCATCGGCAACTCGGTGGAAGAGTCGGTGGCCGGCCTGCGCGCCATGCGCAGCGGCATCCGCTTCATGCCCGAGTGGGACAAGGTGACCGACATGCTGGGGCGGCTGGGCGCCACCGTCGAGGGGCTCGACTTCGAGGCGCTCTACTCGCGCAAGAAGCGCCGCACCATGGGCCGCGTGGCCATGCTGGCGGTGCACGCGGCAGAGCAGGCCGTCACGCAGGCTGGTCTCGGCGCCGAGGAGCTGCGCTCGCCCCGCGTGGGGGTGGCCTTCGGCAGCACCAGCGGCTCGGGCAGCGAGACCGAAGCGTTCAGCATGCCGCTGGTCACCAACAACAACATGAAGGGCCTCGAGTCCAACTCGTACTTCCGGCTCATGACGCACACCTGCGCCGTGAACGTGGGCCACGTGTTCCGCGTGCAGGGCCGGGTGGAGTCCACGTGCAGCGCGTGCACCAGCAGCTCGCAGGCCATCGGCCGGGGCTACGAGCTCATCCGCGCGGGCGTGCAAGACATCATGATCTGCGGCGGCGCCGAAGAGATGCACTACATGAGCGGCGTCACCTTCGACCTGCTGATGGCCACCAGCCACAAGTACAACGACCGCCCGGGTGAGTCGCCGCGGCCTTTCGACAAGGCGCGTGACGGCCTGGTCATCGGCGAAGGCGGCGGCGCGCTGGTGCTGGAGTCGCTGGCTTCGGCCAAGGCGCGCGGGGCACACATCCTGGCCGAGGTGCTGGGCTACGCCAGCAACTGCGACGGCGCGCACCTCACGGCGCCCGACAAGCGCGGCATGCAGCGCGTGATGGAGCTGGCCCTGGCCGACTCGGGGGTGGCGTCAGGCGACGTGGACTACGTGTGCGCGCACGGGACCGGGACCGACATCGGCGACGTGGCGGAGAGCCAGGCCACCTGGGACGTGTTCCAGCGCGCCGTGCCGTTTGCGTCGCTCAAGGGCTACGTGGGGCACACGCTGGGCGCGTGCGGCGCCATCGAGGCGGCCTGGTGCCTGGCCATGATGCGCGACGGCTTCATGGCCGCGAACAAGAACCTCACCGAGGTGGACCCGGCCTGCGCGCAGGGGCTCGACTACGTGACCAGCGTGCGCGAGGAGCGCCCGCGCATCGTGATGACCAACAACTTCGCGTTCGGCGGCATCAACACGTCCATCTTGCTGGGGCCCGCCCCCGTGAGCGAGGCGGTGAGCGCGTGA
- a CDS encoding response regulator transcription factor → MSEPPQPIRVLVADDHPIVAEGVRRYLAPHAGIEVVGTLGTVDALLVALRHTPRVHVVVLDVQIPGMEGAGTVREVRARGPQVVLFTHQVPDDYVARMVRAGARGYVSKSDSVTDLLDAILAVCADKEWISDSLRALANRVGDLSAPHESLTERENAVFELLVDGKIPKEIGFELSLAPSTVYAHVEKVKAKLGAATLVDVVRYAERWGLRR, encoded by the coding sequence GTGTCTGAGCCTCCGCAGCCCATTCGCGTGCTGGTGGCGGATGACCACCCCATCGTCGCCGAGGGGGTGCGTCGCTACTTGGCGCCCCACGCGGGGATCGAGGTGGTGGGCACGCTGGGTACAGTGGACGCGCTGTTGGTGGCGCTACGCCACACGCCGCGCGTCCACGTGGTGGTCCTCGACGTGCAGATCCCTGGCATGGAGGGCGCGGGCACCGTCCGCGAGGTGCGAGCGCGCGGGCCTCAGGTGGTGCTCTTCACGCACCAGGTCCCGGACGACTACGTGGCCCGCATGGTCCGCGCGGGTGCGCGCGGGTACGTGTCCAAGTCGGACTCCGTGACGGACCTCTTGGACGCGATCCTGGCCGTGTGCGCGGACAAGGAGTGGATCAGCGACTCGCTGCGCGCGCTCGCCAACCGAGTGGGTGACCTGTCTGCGCCGCACGAGTCGCTGACGGAGCGCGAGAACGCGGTCTTCGAGCTCCTGGTGGACGGGAAGATCCCGAAAGAGATTGGCTTCGAGCTCTCCCTCGCGCCGAGCACGGTCTACGCTCACGTGGAGAAGGTGAAGGCCAAGCTGGGCGCCGCAACGCTGGTGGATGTGGTGCGCTACGCCGAGCGCTGGGGACTTCGTCGCTAG
- a CDS encoding sensor histidine kinase translates to MTVTASVPAALRASPPPGFEDVMRETLRRRIELAAYVLIAILTVGWIIGRIVLAGRPENAVGARWIPVQMGIGLATAATMRYLPAARRHPSVVVGFFLIPLASSVAIHLGSLGGFDGPYFYAAYLFPPVTTIMPCRIHARVFLAVVPPLAFALTYLVAFPHYFSYPMIHIPLVSLTADVVISIILGHAGYQTTMERYALAMELERRVLDEAREAERRSIARELHDDLAQLTTAARMEAKSLEHRAAQGRVVGGDIDYLQELLGSLDLSSRRIISTLREAPEDASLAARLERLCILLERGASVRCVRRIAPIAVSPEQGEVIYRVVQEALTNALKHASATTVEVSVYDEDEHLVVRVIDDGKGFDVASRKAGFGLLGMHERVESVGGVIAVESGPGGSTIAAQLPVRRSRGV, encoded by the coding sequence ATGACCGTCACCGCCAGCGTACCCGCCGCGCTACGTGCCTCGCCTCCCCCGGGCTTCGAGGACGTCATGAGAGAGACGCTGCGCCGCCGCATCGAGCTGGCGGCGTACGTGCTGATCGCGATCTTGACCGTGGGATGGATCATCGGCCGCATCGTGCTGGCGGGCCGGCCGGAGAACGCCGTGGGGGCGCGCTGGATACCGGTGCAGATGGGGATAGGCCTCGCGACGGCGGCGACCATGCGCTACCTGCCCGCGGCACGAAGGCACCCGAGCGTGGTGGTCGGCTTTTTCCTCATCCCGCTGGCCTCGTCGGTGGCCATCCACCTCGGCTCGCTCGGAGGCTTCGACGGCCCCTACTTCTACGCCGCGTATCTCTTCCCACCGGTGACCACCATCATGCCCTGCCGCATTCATGCGCGGGTCTTCCTGGCGGTGGTGCCGCCGCTCGCGTTCGCGCTCACCTACCTGGTGGCGTTCCCACACTACTTTTCCTACCCGATGATCCACATCCCGCTGGTCTCGCTCACGGCCGACGTGGTGATCAGCATCATCCTCGGCCACGCGGGCTACCAGACCACCATGGAGCGCTACGCGCTCGCCATGGAGCTCGAGCGCCGGGTGCTCGACGAGGCCCGGGAGGCGGAGCGGCGGTCCATCGCGCGCGAGCTGCACGACGACCTCGCGCAGCTCACCACCGCGGCCCGCATGGAGGCGAAGAGCCTCGAGCATCGGGCGGCCCAGGGCCGCGTCGTCGGGGGTGACATCGACTACCTGCAGGAGCTCCTGGGCTCCCTCGACCTCTCCTCGCGACGCATCATCAGCACCCTGCGGGAGGCCCCCGAGGACGCGTCGCTCGCGGCGCGACTCGAGCGCCTGTGCATCCTGCTCGAGCGGGGCGCGTCGGTGCGCTGCGTCCGCCGCATTGCCCCGATTGCCGTGTCCCCCGAGCAAGGCGAGGTGATCTACCGCGTGGTGCAGGAGGCGCTCACCAACGCACTGAAGCATGCATCGGCCACCACCGTGGAGGTGAGCGTCTACGACGAGGACGAGCACCTCGTGGTGCGCGTCATCGACGACGGCAAGGGCTTCGACGTGGCCAGCCGGAAGGCGGGGTTCGGGCTCTTGGGCATGCACGAGCGCGTCGAGTCGGTGGGCGGCGTGATCGCGGTGGAATCCGGACCGGGCGGCTCGACGATCGCGGCGCAGCTACCTGTGAGGAGGTCGCGCGGTGTCTGA
- a CDS encoding ferredoxin reductase codes for MLSVISRITDLFAYPLRTSHYVELVNPLWTSHQLQARVVSVWDETRDARTITLRPGLNWRGHRAGQHVRLGFAVGGRHYTRTYTISSAPERPDGCFTITVKVVDGGRISRNLVRDLQPGDYLPIGLPQGDFYLPDAQPVKPLFITAGSGITPAMSMVRSLIAQERLPDAVHIHYAPHAFDVIFGKEIEKLTEEHPRYQFKPVYTRELGEERRVERHFSAAQLEELCPDWRTRECYACGPQGLLSSVEELYAEAGLARHLHVERFQAAYALVPDGAVGGAVFFRKAGVTAQATSVTPLLRVAEDAGMNPAHGCRMGICHACDTTLLSGCVRDLRNGQVIHEAGTIVQPCVCAAAGDCELDL; via the coding sequence CTGCTCTCCGTCATCTCACGCATCACCGATCTGTTCGCCTATCCGCTGCGCACCTCGCACTACGTGGAGCTGGTCAACCCCTTGTGGACCAGTCACCAGCTGCAGGCGCGCGTGGTGTCGGTGTGGGACGAGACCCGCGACGCCCGCACCATCACGCTGCGGCCGGGTCTGAACTGGCGCGGCCATCGTGCCGGCCAGCACGTGCGCCTGGGCTTTGCGGTGGGTGGCCGCCACTACACGCGGACCTACACCATCTCGTCTGCGCCCGAGCGCCCGGATGGCTGCTTCACCATCACCGTGAAGGTGGTCGACGGCGGGCGCATCTCGCGGAACCTCGTGCGTGATCTGCAGCCTGGCGACTACCTCCCCATCGGCCTGCCACAGGGGGACTTCTACCTGCCCGACGCACAGCCGGTGAAGCCGCTGTTCATCACGGCCGGAAGCGGGATCACGCCGGCGATGAGCATGGTGCGCAGCCTGATCGCGCAGGAGCGCCTGCCGGATGCGGTGCACATCCACTACGCACCGCATGCGTTCGACGTGATCTTCGGCAAGGAGATCGAGAAGCTCACCGAAGAGCATCCGCGCTACCAGTTCAAGCCGGTGTACACCCGCGAGCTCGGGGAGGAACGTCGGGTGGAGCGCCACTTCAGCGCCGCGCAGCTCGAGGAGCTCTGCCCGGATTGGCGCACCCGCGAGTGCTACGCGTGTGGTCCACAGGGGTTGCTCTCCTCGGTGGAAGAGCTCTACGCGGAGGCGGGCCTTGCGCGTCACCTGCACGTGGAGCGCTTTCAGGCCGCATATGCCTTGGTGCCCGACGGCGCGGTGGGTGGCGCGGTCTTCTTCCGCAAGGCCGGCGTCACCGCGCAGGCCACCTCGGTCACCCCCTTGCTGCGTGTGGCCGAAGACGCCGGCATGAACCCCGCGCACGGCTGCCGCATGGGCATCTGCCACGCCTGCGACACCACGCTGCTGTCCGGTTGCGTGCGCGACCTGCGCAACGGCCAGGTGATCCACGAAGCCGGCACCATCGTGCAGCCCTGCGTCTGCGCCGCTGCCGGTGACTGCGAGCTGGACCTTTGA
- a CDS encoding cytochrome P450, giving the protein MGTERTDLVASSAGRLSDLPQEPGLPYFGIVLSLKPERAHLDLEAIALRHGRNFGYRFLGRPGIGIVDAEVARSVFQDRPDAIRRFMAIEEELGAIGLLGVFAAEGKDWRRQRRLINPSFHAAHLDSFAEAIERVTARFSDHLSHAAARGDVLDVVAELMRYTVDITTSVAFGRDFDSIGAGDGTLQKQLGEVFRGINRRLFSPIRYWRYLPFLDRSFNRAVTEMHAFMKTLVEERRAELHDSPPAPGHRSRTLLESMIRAHDEEGAEHPLTDDEIIANVFTVLLAGEDTTANTVAWALHYLATRPDVFAHARAEVDAALGDALVPTLEQAKHFQYIDAIVHESLRLRSPAPFAGLETTRDTVIGGVMVPKGAMVSVLTRLISTSPANFGDPDSFRPERWLSHAPEDTRPHNPRALMAFGSGPRVCPGRGLALLEAAMVLAMIVRRFDLEAVDPASVREVLAFTMQPEGVRVRFHERKVLIRVPKES; this is encoded by the coding sequence ATGGGCACCGAACGAACCGACCTGGTCGCGTCGAGCGCAGGGCGCCTCTCCGACCTGCCGCAGGAGCCGGGGCTTCCGTACTTCGGGATTGTGCTGAGCCTCAAGCCCGAGCGTGCGCATCTCGACCTGGAGGCGATAGCCCTGCGTCACGGTCGCAACTTCGGATATCGATTTCTCGGGCGGCCCGGAATCGGCATCGTGGACGCAGAGGTCGCGCGCAGCGTTTTCCAGGACCGGCCCGACGCGATCCGTCGATTCATGGCGATCGAAGAGGAGCTGGGCGCGATCGGTCTTCTCGGCGTCTTCGCCGCCGAGGGGAAGGACTGGCGCCGGCAACGGCGGCTGATCAATCCGAGTTTTCACGCCGCCCACCTCGATTCGTTCGCCGAAGCGATCGAGCGCGTGACGGCGCGCTTCTCGGATCACTTGAGCCACGCCGCCGCGAGAGGCGACGTGCTCGATGTCGTCGCGGAGCTCATGCGCTACACGGTCGACATCACCACGAGCGTCGCCTTCGGACGCGACTTCGACTCGATTGGCGCCGGTGACGGGACGCTGCAGAAGCAGCTGGGAGAGGTCTTCCGCGGAATCAATCGTCGGCTCTTCTCGCCGATTCGCTACTGGAGGTACCTCCCGTTCCTGGATCGGTCGTTCAACCGCGCGGTGACCGAGATGCACGCGTTCATGAAGACGTTGGTCGAGGAGCGACGCGCGGAATTGCACGACTCGCCGCCCGCCCCCGGCCACCGCTCGAGGACCCTGCTCGAATCGATGATTCGCGCGCATGACGAAGAGGGAGCCGAGCATCCGCTCACGGACGACGAGATCATCGCCAACGTGTTCACGGTCCTGCTCGCAGGAGAGGATACGACTGCGAACACCGTCGCTTGGGCGCTGCACTACCTCGCGACACGTCCCGACGTGTTCGCGCATGCGCGCGCGGAGGTCGACGCCGCGCTCGGCGACGCGCTCGTGCCGACGCTCGAACAGGCGAAGCACTTCCAGTACATCGACGCGATCGTCCACGAAAGTCTGCGACTGCGTTCACCTGCGCCGTTCGCGGGGCTCGAGACGACGCGAGACACCGTCATCGGAGGCGTCATGGTGCCGAAGGGCGCGATGGTGTCGGTCTTGACCCGCCTCATCTCGACGTCGCCCGCGAACTTCGGCGACCCCGATTCGTTCCGACCCGAGCGTTGGCTCTCACACGCTCCGGAAGACACACGCCCCCACAACCCTCGTGCCTTGATGGCCTTTGGCTCGGGCCCACGCGTCTGTCCTGGTCGCGGGCTCGCGCTGCTCGAAGCGGCGATGGTGCTCGCCATGATCGTGCGCCGCTTCGACCTCGAGGCGGTCGACCCTGCCAGCGTCCGAGAGGTGCTCGCGTTCACCATGCAACCGGAAGGCGTGCGTGTTCGGTTTCACGAGCGGAAAGTTCTCATTCGAGTCCCCAAGGAGAGCTGA
- a CDS encoding tryptophan 7-halogenase has product MPKVDVAILGGGLAGNLLALQLRKHTPGVSVAVFEKSTTRGYKVGESTVEVATHYLIRRMGLSTYTYKEHLPKNGLRFFFDTPERDSELTEMSEIGVDSLPPYPSFQLDRARLERDLIEMNRAAGVDLHMPAEVSDLELASDGGPHRFRVTEDQAGSPAQSQWEARWVVDTTGRPGLIAKARDLRIPEPSHHIAASWARMTDVLDMDAIDAPAWQKRARWTSRMLSTTHFMYPGYWIWFIPLREGITSVGIVCDKSQWDRGMAREEGFRAFINKHKATAKMIENAKMIDIGAYNQLAYRTKRFYSGAERWACVGDAGAFTDPFYSPGSDFIALGNDFTADLITRDFKGETTEAVHSRSDLYDAFIKYRFETTMAIYDQMYETFGSYDLFRAKIFFDTALYYNLIFDAYVSDLHLDEKWLRGELRRKEWGIQTMQNFRALFRGAAKELHARGDYFKGNQGKHSLDGRSTFGVLEPVGQMRKRRQVNARSEEVFAKTQTMLRELFGGKADFLDEMLKGERDLFDAWTQLGTEDE; this is encoded by the coding sequence ATGCCCAAGGTCGACGTCGCCATCCTCGGTGGTGGCCTGGCTGGTAACCTGCTTGCCCTCCAGCTGCGCAAGCACACGCCCGGTGTCTCGGTAGCGGTCTTCGAGAAGTCCACCACGCGTGGCTACAAAGTGGGCGAGTCCACGGTGGAGGTGGCCACGCACTACCTCATCCGCCGCATGGGGCTGTCCACGTACACCTACAAGGAGCACCTGCCCAAGAACGGCCTGCGCTTCTTCTTCGACACGCCCGAGCGCGACTCGGAGCTCACGGAGATGAGCGAGATCGGCGTCGATTCTCTACCCCCGTACCCCAGCTTCCAGCTGGACCGCGCGCGCCTCGAACGTGACCTCATCGAGATGAACCGCGCGGCCGGCGTGGACCTGCACATGCCGGCCGAGGTGTCGGATCTCGAGCTGGCGAGCGACGGCGGACCGCACCGCTTCCGCGTGACCGAGGACCAGGCCGGCTCGCCCGCGCAGAGCCAGTGGGAGGCGCGCTGGGTGGTGGACACCACCGGTCGTCCCGGGCTGATCGCCAAGGCACGCGACCTGCGCATCCCCGAGCCCAGCCACCATATCGCCGCTAGCTGGGCGCGCATGACCGACGTGCTGGACATGGACGCCATCGACGCGCCGGCGTGGCAGAAGCGCGCGCGCTGGACGAGCCGCATGCTCTCCACCACGCACTTCATGTACCCGGGCTACTGGATCTGGTTCATCCCGCTGCGCGAGGGCATCACGTCCGTGGGCATCGTGTGCGACAAGAGTCAGTGGGACCGCGGCATGGCCCGCGAGGAGGGCTTCCGCGCCTTCATCAACAAGCACAAGGCCACCGCCAAGATGATCGAGAACGCGAAGATGATCGACATCGGCGCGTACAACCAGCTGGCCTACCGCACCAAGCGCTTCTACTCCGGCGCCGAGCGCTGGGCGTGCGTGGGCGACGCGGGCGCCTTCACCGACCCGTTCTACAGCCCGGGCAGCGACTTCATCGCGCTGGGGAACGACTTCACGGCGGACCTCATCACGCGCGACTTCAAGGGAGAGACCACGGAGGCCGTGCACTCGCGCTCGGACCTCTACGACGCGTTCATCAAGTATCGCTTCGAGACCACGATGGCGATCTACGACCAGATGTACGAGACCTTCGGGAGCTACGACCTCTTCCGGGCCAAGATCTTCTTCGACACGGCGCTGTACTACAACCTCATCTTCGACGCGTACGTGTCGGACCTGCACCTCGACGAGAAGTGGCTGCGCGGGGAGCTGCGCCGCAAGGAGTGGGGCATCCAGACCATGCAGAATTTCCGCGCGCTCTTCCGGGGCGCCGCGAAGGAGCTGCACGCGCGCGGTGACTATTTCAAGGGCAACCAAGGCAAGCACTCGCTGGACGGGCGCTCCACCTTCGGCGTGCTCGAGCCCGTGGGCCAGATGCGCAAGCGCCGTCAGGTGAACGCGCGCAGCGAAGAGGTCTTCGCCAAGACGCAGACCATGCTGCGCGAGCTGTTCGGCGGGAAGGCCGACTTCCTGGACGAGATGTTGAAGGGCGAGCGCGACCTGTTCGACGCCTGGACGCAGCTCGGGACCGAAGACGAATGA
- a CDS encoding DUF3261 domain-containing protein, whose translation MSHALSTASSLAVASLLAGLLAAGCAPPTVATATPEQLANAYPTVLQPPSALGPDFMMEQEVTMTHAEGENTFRAILQKRGDELVLLGLAPHGGRAFVLTQRGDEITFESFMPEELPFPPRYILHDIHRTWFQGAGSAEPDAAGWREVERDGERVREHVGPSGVTERRFERLDGAPAGAIVVRYGEGLAAGAPHTARPPDETTFENGWFGYTGRVRTLSWEAL comes from the coding sequence GTGAGCCACGCTCTCTCCACGGCCTCGAGTCTCGCGGTCGCCTCGTTGTTGGCAGGCCTCCTGGCAGCGGGCTGCGCGCCGCCCACGGTGGCCACGGCCACGCCGGAGCAGCTGGCCAACGCGTACCCCACTGTGCTGCAGCCGCCCTCCGCGCTGGGCCCAGACTTCATGATGGAGCAGGAGGTCACCATGACCCACGCCGAGGGTGAGAACACCTTCCGCGCCATCTTGCAGAAGCGCGGCGACGAGCTGGTGCTGCTGGGCCTCGCCCCGCACGGCGGGCGCGCGTTCGTGCTCACCCAGCGTGGCGACGAGATCACCTTCGAGAGCTTCATGCCGGAGGAGCTGCCCTTCCCGCCGCGCTACATCCTGCACGACATCCACCGCACGTGGTTCCAGGGCGCGGGCAGCGCCGAGCCTGATGCTGCGGGTTGGCGCGAGGTGGAGCGCGACGGCGAGCGCGTGCGCGAGCACGTGGGCCCGAGCGGCGTGACCGAGCGGCGCTTCGAGCGGCTGGACGGCGCGCCCGCGGGCGCGATCGTGGTGCGCTATGGCGAGGGGCTCGCTGCGGGCGCTCCGCACACGGCGCGCCCTCCCGACGAGACCACGTTCGAGAACGGCTGGTTCGGCTACACGGGCCGGGTGCGCACGCTGAGCTGGGAAGCGCTCTGA